The Mercurialis annua linkage group LG7, ddMerAnnu1.2, whole genome shotgun sequence genome includes the window taattaaaattttagcgTTTCTCATCTAATTAATAGAAAGCATATTTAATTTAGAGGTTgaatcattaaaataaaatggtcAGGTAAAAATTAAAGAGAAGTTACACtctatatatttctttaattttgtaattgttttttggtaaaaaatttatttattattaacaaaaatattttcttggacatttgtcaatttttaaaaaaaatatactaatagTCTATCAAAgacatatttttaaatacaaaattgTAAAGAAAAAGGAGTGTATTTGATgaataatttaacaaaaatagacatttttataacaaatataaaattaaaagtcgATCAAATGATTAATATGTTTTTACATTGAATTGTTAGTAGAGTTATTACCAACTATTAAATCCAATCTTACTGTTCTAACACGTTGCACTACTAGAAATTTCGACATTACTGATAGATTTTAGCGACAGAATTAAATCTGTCGGTAATTTCATTTTTACCGATAGACTTGGCAATGAATTATCAATCCGTCTTCAAGTTTTGGAAAAATTCTTGGTGGGGAGATGTACCGTCATATTAGTGACGGATATTCCGTAACTTTTTTGTCTGTAATTTGGCGGTACCTCTCCCCGccaaattataatcaaatttacTGACGAAATACTACATCTGTCAgcaaaatttagcgacggattggtAAAATTTGTCGCTAATTGTTCACCAACAAGGTGCGTTATTTTGTTCTAGCAATTTAACGACTGATTTTTCCATTGGTCACTAATTTGCCAGCATTTAAGTAAAATGCAACGTTTGAGTTAAACTTGCCGACAGACTCAATTTATCGGTAAGTTTAACCTAAATTAGCGAAGAAAcccttctttttttgtttttttttctttctctctcatTCCTCTTCTCCTCCGGCGATTTCTCTTCCCTCCTACGATTTGCAGTTCCTTCTCCTCTGGCGATCTCTTTCCTCCCTTCAGTCCGCAGCTTTCCTCTCTCTCCGGCGTACTCTTCTCTCTCCGCTGGCTGCTACCCACTTGTCGTCAATCGTTCGTCCAACATGTAAGTTGGtttgtggatttttttatatcCATTTATATTAATAGATTTATTGGTTTTTTTCCCGTCAAAACAGCCTCTCCCCGCCGCTGTTCCGTTGTCCGGCCATCCTTCTGGTTCCGCTTCCCTGTTGTTGTTCGTCCTACtcccgtaatttttttttattttaatatttttagttgttaattattaattagatttaggttagtaaattaataataaataactattactaataaactaaaatttgttaaatttaattatgaataaactgaaatttaattatttatattaataatgaagtggattatttttaaaaattgaattagtttattaattagcttaatttagattaaattataattttgttaaaataatagtagttatatatttttatagatattatattaaactttatgttaaaataatagtagttataaatttttgtagatattatattaaaatttacgtttttcatttttttaagtaCCGTTTCCAAGTGGAGCTTGCCGCTGCATCCCAGCCTCAGACCAGAGAGGGTATTTGACAATTTTAGGGGTCGCCGACAAGAACGAGCTGTTTTTATCTCTCGAAAGGGTTAAGAAGCAGCGGAGCTAAGGAATTGGTTCTGCTTCCGCATCATATCGCTCCGTCCCAGACCAGCCGATTGCGCCCCTTCATATAGTCACATCAGATTGGCACTGATGAGGAGATCGAGCAGCGCATACAAAGAGAGGTTAAGGAGCAGGTCGAGCAGTGCATGCATGTTGTAGAAGTACCGTCTAGGAGCGGGTGGACAAGCGGTTGCGGGTACACGAGGCTAACGCCGATGAGCGGCTAAACGAGCGAATCTGTTCTAAGCTGGCGAAGTTGATGACTACATTTCCACTAGGTATTCACCCACATTTCCTCACGCCCCACCAAATGATGACGACACTACACGTTTGTAGTGTCATGTGTAATATTTGTAcactttttcatttatattttttttataacataaacgaactttgtaaacgtttttacATATTGTATATTATAGATTttctttttacctatttaatgTGTTTCGTGTGTATGACAATGTATGTAACAGGTTTAAATCAATAGGAACAAACGTAAAAGCGTTAAAAAACGGGAAAATTATGTCGGTACTTCATTTGTATTGCCGACCCAATTGTCCATTTTAGCAACGAAAATTTCATTGTTGAAGTCCGATTAAACAGCGACAAGTTGTACTTTAGCGACGAAATTTTTGTTgttaaaagaaagaaataacgacaaaatttagcgacggaaactCTCGTCGCTAAAGTTAGTGACATAAGTTTTCGTCGCTATATCTTCGTGTCTTGGTCGGCAAGCATTCGTTAGGTTGCCGACGAATTGATAATTTACCGTCGGTAAAGATAGTGACATACCGTTTTTAGTGTCGCTAAATATCTAGCCACGCTTCGTGACCGACAGATCTCGTCTGTCGGTAATTCGTCGTTAATTAAAATTAGTGACAGATTTCTTGTGTTTAGCGCCGAAAATTTCTGTCACTAAACACAGGCACTCTAGTAGTGTTGGCtaaatattatcttttaatATTGATGGTTCGCTCCCATAAAAAACAGGTTAACCTACTTGCTACTCGTATTAAGATAAATATGTTCTAATTCTGGTGATTgaagaaatggatttcaaatcAGAAATAATGCATGTCAAAGTCTGAGATCAAATAAGCATCTTATTGAGcttgttttgataatttattaagaTAATCTTATTATAAGGGTGTTTGGACAAAGAATAGTCTCAACCGTTTAAACAATAACACAGTTTGTCAAAACTGTGTTCTTCATCAGCAACAATCACACAGattgccacatcagcaaaaGGAGTGAAGTCATGAGGGTTGCCACTTCAGCAAGACAGCTCACAGACAGCATGACAGCTGTAATCAGGCCAATAATGTGTGTTTAGAGTTTGTTAAAAAGTTGTTAGGAAGcagttattttttttcttcttagcTTTGCAATCACAGCAAGCTGAGATTAATAGTTTGTAACATTAACTTCTTGATATTAATAAAGATAACTATTTTTCTCTCAAATTTtgttatggtatcagagccttgttGCTCTTGATCTTCGTCTTCTTCGTTTAAGATAGCAGTTATTTCTTGTTTCTGGTTTATCAATGGCGTACAATTTGCCTAGATCAGAGGAATCAATCTCCTCTCCATTCTTTGTTCATCCAGGTGAAAATCCCTCACTCGCTCTTCTTACAAACTTGTTTGATGGGACTAATTACCATGCTTGGTATAGATCAATGCGTATGGCTTTgatctcaaaaaataaatataagtttGTTAATGGTTCAATTTCTGCACTTAATCCTGATCATGATAACTATGAAGTTTGGGAAAGATGTAACACACTTGTTATGTCATGGTTGTATAGATCTGTAACACAAACTATAGCTGATAGTGTTTCAAATCTTGATAGTGCTTTAGATGTTTGGATTGACTTGAGAGATCGTTTTTCTCAAAGAGATGCCTATAGAATAGGTGATCTTCAGGAAGAAATATACACATATAGACAGAATGCCTTGAATGTAACTGAGTATTACACACACTTGAAAACTCTCTAGGATGAATTGAAAAGCTTGAGGAATTTGCCTGTTTGTGCTTGTGAACCTAAGTGTTCTTGTGGTCTGATAGAAAGAGTCAGACTGAACTTAGATAATGATCATGTGATTCGTTTTATGAAAGGATTGAATGAGAATTTTGTTACAATCAAAACTCAGATATTAATGATGGAACCGCTTCCAGAAATTAATAAGGCCTTCTCTATGGTAATTCAATTTGAAAGACAATTGAATGCTACTGGCAATAAGTTGCCTTCTGAATCAAGTGTCTTCATGGCTAAAGGTTTTAGTGAGAGTAATGAACAAGGATATGATTCAAATATCTGTTATGCTAGAGGTAGAGGTGTAAGAAATTTCAGAGGAGGAATGTTTTGAGGCAGAGGTGGTTATCTTAACTAATTTGCCAAGCAAAAACTTTGTTCATACTGTGGACAAACCAATCACACAGTTGATTACTGCTACAAAAAACATGGATACCCTCCTGGATTCCAGCCAAGGTACAAGGGAGAGAGTAGTGGATATGTTAATAATGTACAACTTGAAGAACAGGAGTACATGAATGCTCAGGAACAAATGAATGGTTACATAGTAGACCAGTCTCAacagatgatgatgatgaacaATCAGTCTCCACAGATCATGAACAATAGACAAGATATGCATACTCAACAGCATTCAAATGAAGGGAAAATCTTTCCTTGCACACCTGAGCAATATCAGAAGATTATGTCTTTGATTCAAGCAGACAGGATTGGTGAGACACAAATTACAGCTCATGCAAATTCACTTTCATCTACCTTCAAACCAATGACAGAAGAGCAAGGTATTGTTCATGCTTGTTATTTCTCATCTAAAGGTTATAGAGAAAGTTGGATATTAGACACTGGAGCTATAGACCACATAATCTGTGAAATTGAATTCTTTAAGGATTATAAAAGGGTTCAAAATGTCCATGTCAAGCTACCAACAGGGCAACTCATAGCAGTAACTCACATTGGTTCAGTACAACTCAATTCTGATCTAGTATTACACAATGTTCTATATGTCCCAATGTTTaacttcaatttgatttcaacaAGCAAATTGACAGATGACAGACATTTGTGCTTAATACTTTATCATGATCACTGTTTCATCCAGGATATGGAGACATAGAGGAGGATTGGATCAGCTAAGAAAAAAGATGGTCTATATCAACTCATGCAGGAGTCATTAGCAGAAATAAATTGTAATTCAGTTTTTTCAGTTTCTAAAGAAAATGCAGATGTTGATATCTGGCATTATAGACTTGGTCATTTGTCACACAATATAATAAAACCTCTACAGAAACttgattcaacaattaaaacatcAGTGAATAAAGTCTGTGATGTATGTCATTAGGCAAAGCAGAAAAAACTGCCCTTTCCAATAAGTTCTTCTGTTTCTAAAGAAATATTTGACTTGCTGCACATTGACATTTGGGGCCCTGTAGCAAAACCTTCAATTAATGGTTTTCAGTATTTTCTCACATTAGATGATGACTTATCAAGATATTCCTGGGTCTTTCTGATGAAACATAAGTCAGAAGCAAGAATTCATCTGCAGAATTTCATTGCCATGGTCCAAACTCAGTTTTCTAAAAGGATCAAAATAGTGAGATCTGATAATGGAGGTGAGTTTGCTTGTACAGATTTCTACAAGGAACATGGTATCATTCATCAGACAAGTTGTGTCTATACTCCTGAGCAGAATAGTATTGTAGAGAGAAAGCAGCAACACATcctctgtcacgacccaaattattgagccgcgaccggcgctagggaactggagtggtagctccggaacccgtagcaagcctaaaaccattataaatttttcgcgaataaaacatcttattatatataatacgttttcagaaatctttcttaagtaatataattcaaatatcaaaatatcgcaTTCCTTTCCTGAAAATGTTCACAgtacaattcttagaaaccagggtcttaccgagcgatatctcatatccagcaccgccctgtttctagtcataatcataactaattcctctcaaggcaattggtacaaaattcaaacggataaaacgtcacctttataaacaacttatttataaaattatatcagagtttacttttcaaataccgtttgaaattaaatcataactcttatactgacacctactgactactgcagctctataaaaactcgcactttgtgtaagccaaaaggttgccgacacaaaggagatggtctgtctgatccgaccacggtcacctgaaaggaaacactgtgagggggtcagtattttggaaaatactgagtgagcttgcaagttaccaACAGTATTAatgtaaaaatataacatcgcatcttaagaaaacaataatataaaacttataaacaggtatttgatccgtacgaaactaatatcctagcatgcgacacatctctcgaataatcatatatcattcaacccaatcgtaaatatcaattgcgagtccaactcgttggtggcccagccactagatacggggactccagactacaccgtagccgagtactcactcgtatcaaatcatatacccagtcgtaaatttcataatcatcatcagctcccagctgtgtcatatcatttctcaaatgcaaacacacttgactgactcaatactggtgatcacacagcctattgacacccaataggtagctagtttcttcggatcgcatactagttctcgtatatagaaattaagtaaacatataacttttcaatcaattataggtaatgcgatgcgtataaacagtatctatatctatataaaataacttgaatatataatacacgaaagtaaatttgccactcacagtgaccgctatccaaaactgcactattataatcccgcaagcgtaagctccatgcgttgtccaatcacatATCCACTCCCACTAACTGGCTTgatagcttgtcggtacgtcagttacttaatcgagttacctatacgtttaattcataaacgttgacttagtatcaaaaccctaagttataaacttaggttaacataatcgtatttcaaatacgattcttaactttgataatctcttaatcacacttctcttttaaacgtcctagtttacgttttgatattcaatcgaatcaagattgattacacgacttgaaattgtttgaaatcgagtttctgcgtcgcgtcagggcccagaaaGCCCAAATCAGGATTCCTCACTcggcgaaggactgcacgttcgtgcagcagtgtactgcacgttcgtgtgcagtacgctgcacgttcgtgtgctccacgttcgtgcagtatgctacacgaacgtgtgctgcacgttcgtgcagtatgctacacgaacgtgtgctgcacgttcgtgcagtatgctacacgaacgtgtactgcacgttcgtgcagcaaacggctgccaatgtgcagccccggggttcattccctgggccatttccgacgtgcttaaacgtccaaagtTGATTCTAACatgatttccattaataaccacttcaaatttcatcaaaaacgccaatagaaacgcgattacgaatcgtttaattcgttaaaacgaaataacccttatttatcaattctcataataaaaacgtcagGCTTACCTCGATAtgaagcttagcgatgatagagaatcgaattctgaacgaatcgatataaagaactcgcgatttggacgagaaacggcgaaacggcgacggatcgtaatcgatcgtcgaaagcTTCTGTTTCCTTTTTAAATCCTCTGCGCATCACTTCCTTTCCTTACTCTTAAGGAAAGTTAtaatatatatcttggctaattgtccattttgatccttcatttctttaacttaaaccatttctcttttaaactttctaatttaaccaaatggttaaattattcttttaacttgattgcttacgtattatttatattcatataaataatactaactcaatattattattttccgtcaaaatcttttaattactattctcaagacttaattggctaatttacactttagcccttaaacttctcaaaagtgacaatttagcccaaaacgcatccgcgtccaaattttaaaaggtcttcgattgacccgaaacttttaccatatatCCTGTAatacatttcgcggaccttggcgagaTAATTTCCATATTTGtctcaaagtggctaaattaccactttggtccctatactttattttgggtttttcttgacattttttcctTATAATTCCAATTCtgattttagaattgaaatacattattaaattcttcgccataatcttttccaaaaccgacctactaacacttattatcttaatttctcggaaatccttccgatatcaCTACTCCGGCGATTCAACACTGggcacgtggtccaattagatacttaaatattttggataATTACATCCTCAATGTAGCAAGGGCAATCAGGTTTCAATCTAATCTGCCTTTACATTTTTGGAATTATTGTATTTCACATGCTGTCTATCTGATAAATAGAACACCTTCTCCTATTATATCAAAACATACTCCTTTTGAGTTACTCTACAAACAACCTCCAACTTTACAGCATTTAAAAATCTTTGGTTGTCTTTGCTTTGCTTTCACTATACCAGCATACATAACCAAATTTGATAAAAGAGCAGACACATGTATGTTCTTAGGTTTTCCATCACACACCAAAGGCTTTATTCTATACTGTTTAGATACAAAGCAGATTATAGTGTCTAGAAATGTTATGTTTTATGAAACCACATtcccatataaaatcaccaaaaCAGTCACTTCTCAAACAAATTCATCTGATTCAATCATTGATTCAGATTATTTCTTACCTATCCTTGAAACCTTAATTCATCTCCACCTCTATCACCACATATAATACCTGCTTCATCACCTATTCCTTCTATTTCACAACCACTAGTTCCTTCTCTAAATTCAGACACTGAATTTCCAGCTTTGAGAAGAACAACCAGAACATCACATTTACCAGCACACTTGAAAGACTTTACTTGTGCTTTACCCTCTTCTCTTACCAAAAACACCACTACTCCTCATGCTCTATCCAGTGTTTTATCATATGACAGGTTATCTCCTGCTCACAAACACTATACACTAACCATAGACACTATGACAGAACCTAAGACATATAATGCTGCTGTAAAGTTTGAATGTTGGAGGAATGCTATGAAAGCAGAACTTGATGCTCTAGATAAAACCAATACTTGGATTGTCACTGATCTACCAGCAGGAAAAAGAGCAATTGGTTGTAAATGGGTATATAAGATCAAATACACATCAACTGGACAGATTGAGAGATGCAAAGCCAGACTGGTAGCAAAAGGGTATACTCAGCAAGAGGGTCTTGACTATCTTGATACATTCTCCCCTGTGGCCAAAATGAGCACCATAAGAACTTTACTTTCTCTGTCAGCTGTGAATAAATGGCATCTACATCAGCTTGATATCAACAATGCATTCTTGCATGGAGACCTTGATGAAGAAGTTTACATGATCATCCCTCCTGGTTTTGAGTCAACCAATCCacagaaagtttgtaaacttcaAAAATCTTTGTATGGCCTTAAGCAGGCTAGCATGCAATGGAATGCCAAATTAATTGGATCTTTGCTATCCATTGGATTTCATCAGGCACATTATGATCCTTCCTTGTTAATAAAGAAAACAGGTTCTTTCTTTATTGCTCTGCTAATCTATGTGGATGATGTTATTTTAGCAAGCAATTCTCAAGCTGCAATCTCTGAAATCAAGGATTATTTGCATACTACATTTAGTATCAAGGATCTTGGTGTTCTGAAGTATTTTCTAGGTCTTGAAGTTGCTAGAAATTCTTCTGGTATTCACTTGACACAAAGAAAATACACACTGGATTTGCTCACAGACACAGGATTTCTAGACTCTAAACCAGTACCTACCCCTATGATTAATTCTCAAAAACTGGCTAAAGATGATACTTCTCTTTTACCAGATAATACTGCATACAGGAAATTAGTAGTTAAACTTCTGTATATCTGCAATACCAGACCAGATATCTCCTACTCCATTCAGCAACTCTCACAATTTTTAGATTGTCCAACTCAAGCACATCTTCTTGCTGCCCATACAGTATTGAGATACTTGAAAGGTGCTCCAGGCAAAGGGTTACATTTCTCAGCATCTTCAGATCTTAAGCTTGCTGCTTTTTCATATGCTGACTGGGGTACATGTcctgattccagacgatctatcTCAGGATATTGTGTCTTCCTTGGTAGTTCTTTGATCTCTTGGAAGTCCAAAAAACAAACTACAGTTTCCAGATCAAGTTCTGAAGCAGAATATAGAGCACTTACAGCCTTGACTTGTGAAATTCAATGGTTGGCTTATCGTTTTCATGATCTTCAACAATCTCTTCCTTTACCAACATCAGTCTATTGTGATAGCCAATCAGCAATCCAATTGGCACACAATCCAGTGTTTCATGAAAGATCAAAACACATAGAAATAGACTGCCATGTAGTTCGTGAGAAAATTCAATATGGCTTAATACACTTGCTCCCAGTCACTACAGACAATCAACTTGCTGATTGCTTCACACAGATTGCCACATCAGCAGAAGGAGTGCAGGCACGAGGGTTGCCACTTCAGCAAGACAGCTCACAGACAGCTCAGCATGACAGTTGTAATCAGGCCAATAATGTGTGTTTAGAGTTTGTTAAAAGTTGTTAGGAAGcagttattttttcttcttagCTTTGCAATCACAGCAAGTATATAAGCTGAGATTGATAGTTTATAACATTAACTTCTTGAGATTAATAAAGATAACTATTTTTCTCTCAAATTTTGTTAAATAgtaataaatgataaaaatcaTGTTGCtctttaaaattattcatgtGCAGAAAATACCAGACTGGTTTGtgccacattcagactaatcccacTCGAGTCAGATAAATCATTTGCGGGAGAGAAAATTTtaactccaaattttaaacagttgcGTACATGAATATGGGTCGAATTTACAATCTCACTTAAGTCAGGAGAACGCCTTAACAGTTCACCTGCGCTTTGAGGTTGCCTTCTTTCCATTTCTAATTATAtacttttacatttttttattcagCAAATTTGCTGATAATTGTTTTTCTGACAATTTTTATGCTACTTGGTAATTTCTAGTATATCaagttttatatttaatttatttttaaattttttgttacaTTTGATTGACAatgaaaaatttcaattttttttaaccaaaacttatcttaaaaaaaatgaaaatccaAAAACAGTCAAAGATAAATTTGGGTCTAAATAAGAATTGTTGGATTGTTTAGTAGTTTTAATAGAGAGGAATGTGAATGTATAATTAAATTGTAATCATTAAAGTTTTGTTGTTACTTCTTTTTATTGATTCTCTTTACGAACTAATTTAGCTAAGCTGAAATCATTGCACAAATTATCATCATTATGCCTTTTTTCTACgttgaaagaaaaaagaaagaggaGCCAATTCTTAAAAGTTTGGAATTTGACTAAGAGAATgattgaaataattatttttttcattattttttgattGTTTTCGAAAAAAGCAAATTCCACTTTTGTGCACGACTTGAAATTATGACCAATGTATGTTCATGTTTAGGATAAAATGAAATGTTGGAATATAATTAAAGAATAGCACATCATTCCTAGTTTCCTTGAggataaactttaaaatttgaggtGCATGAAACtataacaaaattatataaatgaattatcaaTACAATAATGGGTATCatcatagattaaaaaaatagattactTTTCATGTATCACATGTGTTGtgtaataaatttatattttctatgaCCACTCAGATAACTGAGCAGTAAACCGCTAAATTGTGAGTTAAAATTTTTCCATTAAcactttctttttctatttataaaaaaaataaataaatttatattatctatgttctaaatatttttattgttcaaaTTAGGAAAGACAATTACTATAAGTAAATGATtaagtattatatataatatatttattaattgaaataaaatattaaaaagaaaataaaaagtagtaaaaacaaaaaaaatactactACATTAATAAGGATAGATgtaaatttcttttataatataACTCAATTTTAGATGAagtaaaaattttaatatttatatttattttaaactgctttttaaaaaaaaaatgaaaatattttttttatcttatagtAATAAATTTCTGATGTAGAATTTGTATTcgttttaaattgaattaaattatatttaaacttatatttttatttaaaccaaacaaaattattttattaaaatataacatattaaaatcaaatagaaataaagcaaaatgtttgatTGATTTCTTCACTTCAGCTTGATTGCATATTACATATTTGCtaaataattatccatttttcTCTTACTTTAAACTCTTTCTCGTTCAAATTTTAGAGTGAATATGCATGAGTGATGTCTAACCAcatgaaatatataaaaaaactctaGCTAGCAAAAACAAATAATGCATCAATCTCtaaaactaaataataatatcatattACAAGCGATCagacaaataatacaaaaaaaacatttaaacaaaTATTCAAAGAGGGCATAATGGTCTCAATGCAAAgctaattaaaataatcaaactaTATATTGCACACCTTTTTGGAcccttttaaattattattggtaattataaattattaaatttggaAGTTATAATATGATTAGTATCATTTAGAGAAGACTATGAGTTTGGCTTCAAATGTTTTGGGGTACTCAATTAAGCTTCCTGCATACTCAACAACGCGGCTTCAAtggttgacaaaaataaaataaaattcaaatattattattttct containing:
- the LOC126657149 gene encoding uncharacterized protein LOC126657149 — protein: MAYNLPRSEESISSPFFVHPGENPSLALLTNLFDGTNYHAWYRSMRMALISKNKYKFVNGSISALNPDHDNYEVWERCNTLVMSWLYRSVTQTIADSVSNLDSALDVWIDLRDRFSQRDAYRIGDLQEEIYTYRQNALNCSCGLIERVRLNLDNDHVIRFMKGLNENFVTIKTQILMMEPLPEINKAFSMVIQFERQLNATGNKLPSESSVFMAKGFSESNEQGYDSNICYARVDYCYKKHGYPPGFQPRYKGESSGYVNNVQLEEQEYMNAQEQMNGYIVDQSQQMMMMNNQSPQIMNNRQDMHTQQHSNEGKIFPCTPEQYQKIMSLIQADRIGETQITAHANSLSSTFKPMTEEQGIVHACYFSSKGYRESWILDTGAIDHIICEIEFFKDYKRVQNVHVKLPTGQLIAVTHIGSVQLNSDLVLHNVLYVPMFNFNLISTSKLTDDRHLCLILYHDHCFIQDMET